Part of the Misgurnus anguillicaudatus chromosome 25, ASM2758022v2, whole genome shotgun sequence genome, ccttgcttaaatgagtgtaaaatgttagtgtctgttgtcgtttttattgcttgaaTTAATGATAAATGGATGTGTATAGattgtttaaactgttaatataggttgtttctcaattccaagaaggcaaagaacggacttgcgttgtcgtgtcttgccaggcgaccttggaagaacgaactcagaaggtcgcgagaacacagaacgcactttaTGAGAATTGAGATGAGAATCTTCCTGATGGTTacctgacctccgccattgtttcgcataatgacttctggggcgtaaagcgatttcagcatgcaagtctgcactcgatgcatcctcgatatcagggacacatccgggtattttcatgcgtcctctttacttgcgttcttgagaattggaattgagcTTCGACGGTTaaggatgacgtagagcgagaacacaaggttgcaagatcgctgaagaacgcatattgttggtctgtgccactgatctgtggtctgtgcgaggactgtgtcagttgaccaatcagagcagagtaggctattgaaaggtggggtttaggcggCCTGAGTCGTTGaacgtttggggatctctgtgaaatggggtaattttaaatttatattttgagaaaattacagtgttttttgaccttgacaTTTAAAcccgggacttataaacagtgataggatgcttTAAATttgcatcttactggctctttaaagtaactgcatttacattaaaaactttacattaaagTAAAGAACAAGCTGCATTTATATTATGATCTCCCTATGCATCCTTCATCTCAGCCTAAACATGACACAGAGCTCCATAAACACGTGCTTTCCATTCTCAGAGAAAACTGAAAATATTATTTCCCACAGTCCATCATGTTTTCTCTCTAATTAAAGCACTATTAGTCATGTTTGGACAGACACATAATTGTGTTCACCATCAACATTCCAAAATTACTGAAaccttttaagaaaatgaaagagACAAAATCTTTTGCCAGACTTTGGTAAATGTTTGTGTTGCCCTGTACTGCTTGTCATCTGACAAAGAATGATTTTGATCATGCAAGTCATTTGATTTCATGCATTgtaagatttaatttaatttatccaGGAATCACCATAAAAgctattttcaaaatatttcatagcaaaaacacattttctggcAAAATAGAAATTGatctttatttatgttttataaagCATTACATAATTTCTACAGTACTTGGGTAAATGAATTACCAGTCGTATCAAAATACACGAGTATATGGCATATGCTGAATGACATTACTGTTGCCAAAGGTTTGTTCAGTTTGCAGTTCAGACACATACAGAAACAATTAAACATGGTATGCAAAGGCAACATTTTCATATGGCAGCAGACAGTATTCAGAGTAATACACTTACTAAACAACTACAACTGAATAGACAAAAGTTGTGGCTTATGTAGTCTATGGATCTCCTTATAAATTACAATAAGATGATATTATAGTCAGCAGTATTGATTTATAATtgcattaaatataaatatttataatctaaaaactgcaaaaaattattattcttataataacagttttaaaacaagcaaaaattaaagtcatttaatTCATTACCCCTGTGTATTTTATATAGATTATTAAAATTGATGGTTTATAGAGATAAACacagtcatttaaaaaaaacaatcacaTTTGATTTACTGTACAATGTTTTGCACTTTAGTAAAGTGCATCAGCACCCCAATACGCAGAATaagaacacacacacgcacgcacgcacgcacacacacacacatgtttcCATTTCTTTATAGGGACTTTCCGTCTGTATAATGACTCATATTGTACAAATCCCTTTCCCTAACCCAACCCCTAAACGTAATCCTCGTAAAAACCTTCTGATATTTTATTATCAAACTatatttgtttgatttataagcttgtgtACTCAAAAAGTATTGGTATTAATATCACTGTACGGATTACCAGgtacacgtacacacacacgtaAATACTGTTTACACAAATTTAGATTGTTTTCTAagtatacaaatataaaaaaagaatttcCTCCTTTGGGAAAAATTGGTCACTTCTCAACCAGCCAAAGTACTTGAAAAGTACTTATGTAAAATCGCTATCAGTTCATTGTTCCAGccaagaaaaatatattttatattttaactgGATTGTTACAAAACAATGCATACCCATTCCCTTCAATCTAAATACAAGAGTTTTACTGTAATAGCACCTGTGTATTTCAACTATTTCAAGTTTCGTGAGGTTTGTTGCATGTTGAATATTTTCTCCATTCTGTAATTTGATCTAAAAAAGCAGTAATTAATTTCAAACATTCTGTATCTGTTTATTACAAAGCCAGTTTAGATTGTTGTaaagtagggctgcataacaactaataGCAACTTATCGTTTGCAGAAAAAAACGcagttgtttacatcatatacagtatgtgtgtgtagtctataataattatgtatataaatgcacacacatacatgtaagaaatgttaagatatgtatatacatttttatatttatgtataatttatattataaatatgaatacttggtggtagatccttttcctacttagcccctaagctctggaatgatttgccaactgatggccgagaatcagacacaatcgatcactttaaatctaaacttaagactttttctttaacaaagcattcacataatttgtccagtaaatgtacttatttcgcaatagttagcctgtacggaacaaagcattcacacaACTcctctgggtaatatacttatgccgcaataactagcctgtctggaaccgagcatatattaaaacacaacactgtgtgacacttgcagtatatgcgaacggcccctacgctaataggaatcccgaggacattgagacaaacagacccagttccggctgCCGTGGAGGTCaacactgatctactggccgtccttaaacgtgatgcccagccgatgcctgaccaacgacggAACCcgtttaatctccttatccgtttacatactgtttacatcccatatatatatatatatatatcccaagGTTTTTTTTCCCTCCGAGGACTTTTTGTTCCTCCCAGGCTAAAAATGTCGGgtggtttttctcctagggatTTTTTTCAACCCCAGGGAGTCAGCCGACATTGGCTTAGCTTAGCACCCTCTTTTatacaatacattattaatatgctcgcttgtaaagtttattcatagccgctgtattttgctacttatgttgtctgtcgatttttctgtgttttcccctgcttctgttaatgtaaagctgctttgatacaattacctattgtgaaaagcgctatataaataaaactgaatttaatCCAATTTAATTACTTAATATATACAcagatatttttcttaaaattatacatgcatgtgtgtgtgtttttatatacataattattataaacaatacacacacatatatgatgtaaacaaaaacttttattctgcaaacaattagttgcgattagttgTTTTGCAGCCCTATTGTAAAGACATTTTTGGGATCATGATGCCACCCAAAGAATAGATATGTTGGTGTCGCCTTCAGTGGTAATTTGATTGATTCGCCCTCGAACACAGTCCACAGAAACATAGATAACAGTGCCGTTTTGAACATCAAATGAAGTTCTCAGCCCTACGCTAGCCCACTCACTTCCTTCTGGCATATGGCCACCCACCTGCTGGGCCAAAGATATGGCTTGAATTCCCTTTTCTTGCCGGTAAAGGGTCAGCTTCACCACACTGCAGGAGTGGATCAGCTTTAGGTTGAGGGCCACACTGGCCACCCCAGCCTCAGAAAACACAAAGTTCCTTTGGGCATGGGGCTCACTTGAACCAGCTAGCCGCATCTGGTCTGTGTTTGGACTTATTTGTCTAAAGAAAAGAGGTTTATTTCTTACTGCCCCTGAAAGTAGGCCTGTCTTGGAGACAGTGGCCATAAGGCTTGACGAGACAGCAGTAGGGATCCACAACAAACTCAGTATACTAATCCCAGAGCTATCGCCAAAGTAGCGGACATTACACTGAGATGGTGCAACAATCTCAAAATTAAGCCAGTCTCCATTGTCCACCCTCGTGGACCCAGAAAGAGAGATGGAGGTGTCCCTGTAATTGACACCTGACTTAAAAGAGCGTATAACCTCCCGGTTGGTTCCGTTTTGGTTGACGTAGGCAATCAGTGAGAACCCTTCTCTAACACAGGCATGACCCATGGAATATATGGCCTGTTGGAGCACAAACTTCACCACACCATTCTCCATGAAACGCACTCCACGGCTGTCGGGGGTAAGTGCTACTATGTAGGGGTCAGAGACAGTGGCTATACGAAAGGTCGGGCGATAGTTATTGTGATAGTGAGCTGCTGTAGACATTTGCGCAGTCATGGCCACAGCGCCGGTGTCATGAGATAGCCAGAGCAGGCTGAATGAGGACCCTCCAAGCTCATACACTTGCAGATCTTTACTCTGGTTGCAATGTTGGTTGGGACTCTTCAAGACAAGTGCCAAAGTATGATTGGGCTCCACCTCAACGGCAGCACTTACAGTCACACCCTGGTAGAACTTCCTCTCAGGTTGCTCTATTCGAACCCCACTCAGATCATGGTTCTCCTCTTCAGTGCCGTTAATTCGCATCCCAACCTGGATAAAGTTCCTGCAACTGTGCTTCAAAGCAAAGTTGTAGTCTGTCCAGACAAGTCCATGTTGTTGGAAGTTGAGATAATCATCATGGTTGTTCAGTAGGATGTTTCCTTCTTGGCCATGGATATTAAGTTGTAACCCTGGGAAGATGGATGTGACCTTTGACTTTGTTGGCGGTATGGCAATAGAAGCAGCCCAAGACCGTGACAGCATGTTCTCTGAAATGGTTCCACAAACAGCATCACTGATGGAAGTGCAGGGAATCGCAATAGGCTCACCATCACAATCAGAGCAAGCCTGACACTCCTGAAGTTCCTGATTGTAGAAGTAGTCTTGACCACACAGCCCTGCGGAAATTTCCCTCTCAGACACACCCAGGCAGCGAAATCCTCCTGATCAACAAAAGAAATACAAACTTAGTAAATCCGAAGGAATCAGACTTTGAAATGgcatacatttttcttttacttCTCATACCTGGAGTATTGAGACATTTCACTCGCTCTCCACATAGGCTTGGTAATTCCAAGCATTCATCCCTGTCCTGTTGATAGataatttttacaaaaaatactggaataaattgaaaatataacattgcctgatttttttaaaaatgtcaatttaTCACAAATTGCATGCAAAAAGCAAAAGTGGCCACACTGTCACCTGGCACATCCTATCAGCGGTGGGGGAACACTGCGACACTAGGAAGAATCCAGGTGGACACATGGTACATCTTTCACACTGGGGTGGATCTTTCTGGAAATCGCAGTATTCATCTGGTCCACAAGGATTTGGACAGCCTAGCAATGGGCTTTCAGCATCTCCAACTACATCCATTACTTTAGTGTCCACATTCATTTTATGCACAGCATAGGATTTCTGCAGGTGGCTTCGCGCCTGGTTCTGAAGCCCGGCCAGGTGGCTTTCAAAATAGGTCTGGAGTTCTCCCTGAAGGCCTTGGAAGGAGACTTGTTTGACAGTTTCAGAAAGCAGACCATACTGAGCCTTAACCACATCCATCTGCTCGTACATGCGTTGCTGCTGGTCAAGTATCTCGCGTTGCTGGGAGAGTAGCATCCCCTGCTGTTCCACCAGTCTCTGCTGAAGATCGCGGATCACCACCTGCTGAGCTCTCAACGTCTCTACTAGCTTCTCTTGACCCTTTGTCAGCTGTAGATGTAGGATAAGTGCATCCTCTGCAGGGACCTCATTTTCTCCTGCaatgataaaaacaaaataaaaaaaagcttTTCTTTTTCCTTCTTTAGGATAAAGCGTTATTTGGTAAGCTTGAGCATACAAGGAATTTGTTGCTGGTTGGGAGCATTCTAAAAGTGCACATTTAGGGCaaactcacactatccaaaatAGAGGTCGACTGATTTATCGGCCGGGCCGATAATttggccgatttttggcatattttttaaaatcggctttggccgattttgctgcaaaattaggccgattaataggcaggcgcaGCTGCGGGCTCCTAAGCGTTGTTGTAGAACTtgtgacgctgcctcttgcttagggtggccattcgtgccagttctgccggacacgtcccaaacatgttttctggttcgttctccggaagtcgcgttggtcgaccacatatgtcatcaaggtttaatattttgggtttaatttcagaaaagcaaccgttacatttcaaggtaagaatgaaaaagaaataaatcttaattttctaatgtattttaactgaaatgtgatgacgtatgcggtcgagcaacgcgacttccggagaacgaacccgaaaacatgttcgggacgtgtccggcggaactggcacgaatgtgCAGCCGTGtcttgttcacaaacagctttagtaaACGATGGCGGGATCGCGCCAATTAATtagccagtacaacagcgcgacAGGCTTTTGTCTCATGgtgcactgtccgtgcaaagattaggctcatttcatgtgattaatgagtgatgatgatctttgtttgcgtgacagagTGAGCAGAGCCGCGTGCGCACGctttctgtctttaaactgtctccctgcttttattactcaaaacaaaactgactcgatggcgaaaggtcggaagaccaaatcatatccacagaggaaatgtttttcgtgttgttacagtaacactttgtttacaattttgcgctgctcagcctggattagaacACAACGCGTctgattcgcgaactgactcctttgaacggattcgctGCCTGGTAACAGAGGTGTGCTTGGGCATGGTTTACTTGGGCTCAGGTGCTGAAAGCACAGTGTGAATTTAAATCGAGTCGCAGATTTGAAGAGTGCAGTTTGAAAGGAGATATGTGACAATATGATTCAATATCATTTGCCAATATGGaaaaaccttttgatgtgcGCAGCACAGTTACATTTAAATGTCTGAGCGGCACAAGTAATAGATAGACTAATCACAGAGGTACTATTCGCACGGGATCAGTATTATCTGGGGACCTTTGGTGATTTAGTAATTCCCCCCTACATCTGAGTTTCATATGTGCCATTCGCACGGGATAAGCAAAGCCTATGATTTTACTCAAATTTACTGACTTGTTTCCCGGATGTTGAGGCTTTGCATAACACTGTTTCCTATACACAGAACACTGCGACACGTAGTAAAACGGTTTTGTGATGTTGAGGCTGACAGCTCCGCCTATACAGAGATCTCATTTAATGACAGTTCCGCAGATTTGCATTAATCATCAAACATGGACAAGAAGAGACTGAAATTCTGAATAGATGATTAAAAGCAGAAAAATATAACAAGTTTTACAAGGAAAGTCATAAGAAGTGAAGGGATTTGTCTCTATGTGTGTGCCCTCCTCAGCTGCAGCGCGAGATGCACAGAAACAgagaaaaactaaataaaatgtgcacaGGTAATAAAATCCTTGAAAAATGATATACGACCCCGCCAATTCCTGGCCAAATTACAGAGATGCCGATTCGCACTAGACTAATATTATCACAGGACATCAGGGTTCTGCGAAATATGGTAGGTCATCTGCAGGGTATTTTTACTCTACAAATTACAGACATGGCAGATTCCACAGGATTAAGATCACAGACACCCTCCGCAATTATTACAAATCACTAAAGGGTCATCAGGTGATACTAATCCCGTGTAAATAGGGCTTTAGGCatgtaatggcgcttttccattgcatagcaccccacggtttggtttgggtcaggtcgggtcagctcagctcactttggcttggttagcttttccatcgagtttagtatcacctcacagtgggagggattataactgtgtcgttatatttgcgctgcctactgctgtgacatcatacaagtgagagcgtcgttgtacattcccatacattcattaatttctcagtccgccccaaaattaaaattgaccatcaaaaaatagatgtttgcacatcgtgtttatcactatacctctgtctcacatgacagtttctgttcaaacacccgtggcgtcagtcgacggcgctccgctgagcctcatggAAGTTGctttaagcatatataatgctGAGGTGCTCGTCgcaaatgttccgccacaaactgtcCGTGACTCACAACctatggatgtttttcatccctaaaagggagtttgggaacttatggCAAAGCACAtttgacaacatgtttgctcgagacagggcaagctagcataaaggtaaagctaatcttttacattatagcgatgacgctggtagtgacgattctctcagaccaatcagtgatctacagtgttttcgcgtcacgtttggtatcagctcgggtcgcttggatcCCCAACCGAGGTGCTatgaaaaaaagtattgggtactacgtactgcacccagtggaaaaactcccaaaagtaagccgacccgacccaaactaaaccaaatcGTGGGGCACCATGCagtggaaaagcgccataagagGGTTGTGTATCACTATTTTCCAAACAACTCAAAATAAAAAGCCACAAACTTAACATTATGATGGTCTCCATTGTTCTGAGAGAGCGCTTTACATcttgttttcttcaaaacagtTGCACTATAAAGACGAAAGCATGCTCGGATCgtacaaaataaagtgtaagTGCAAGCTTGTGGGGAAGTTAGGAGGGGGGGCAATCACGCTCAGGCACAGTTCAAGGCAACCGTGCCAAATGTGCTGTACAGAAAAAGACATACACTAATACAAACCTGATTCTTGTTACAGAACAAGGCACATAGGATAATTCCGTCCAGACAAATATGAAACTGATCTTACCAGActtattaaaatgattcaaGGACAGATATTTGGGTAAATTATTTGCATCAAGATAAACAACTTACTGTAATGCATGTTGTTTAGGTGAAAAAAATGCTTTGAAGTTGTACAGTTAACACTGCACTCCGATATGGGACAGCCGAAGCAATTTTATCATATCTTATTTAAAACCAAGTGCTATTTTCTTCAGTTCCTATAGTAAGGCTATTTAAGTGGTATGGAAATGGATCAAAGTATCTAGTAAATCTAGACACTCGGCTGCCAGTGTATCAAGCCAAGCAGATGTGTATGGTTGCAATAATAGTTCTCAAACCAGCTGTCAAGTTTCCGTATCATTTGATGTAAGGAAATTCCAGTACTGATGAGAAAATGAAGAGTTTTATGGGGCCTGAAAGTTTGTGTACAGTTCCCATACTACGATGTGCAATTgttaaatgtttgaaaagaaAGAGTGGAAAGAATTCTCTTGTgatgtctgtctatttatttaaatgtttcataCATGCAAAAACCGGTCTATGTCATTTTCCATCCAACATATTTTTCTACTTATGTGCAAGAAGAAAAATGTGCAATGTGGATTATACTACCACACTCAGTGGTGGTCGCTGACTTATTTTTCGAGTGCGCACGATGGGaagctcatcacaacatgtaattagcccgtcatgtgtgtgttcTGTACTTCATgtgaacttatgtgcatcacgtgtcattaCAAAATACGTGTCCCCTGCAGTAGCTTTGAAGGGGTTTATGAGTATTTTGTAAACGTCTCCTTTATCAAAAACCTtttcgacgcgtgtgcagcaggcacatattttgacatctcACATGGtgcacatgatgcaacaaacacatattttgacatgacgagcaaacgcgacacatattttgaatttgcgcccgtCGAAAGAGAAGTAACTGGCCACCACTGaccacactgtcagaaataactGTTACTGGGACGGTCGGTACCTTTGAAAAATATTCTAAtatgtacactgtcaaaaataaaggtacaaagctgtcactggggtagtaccctttaaaaaaggtcataATAtttaccttttaggtacaaatatgtatctttgaactgccaatatgtaccttggctttgaagtactaatatgcactctttggtgtacctttttgaatgggtactgtcccagtgacagctttgtacctttatttctgagagtgtaccaTGTACAGTGTGTGTGTAGCCTACCTTTACGGTACtagtatgtacctttgagttACAAATATGTACATTGGTACCGCACAGTGACTGCTTTTGTCCCCTT contains:
- the nell3 gene encoding uncharacterized protein nell3, encoding MPSSIRTQLLLVCVLCAFSSARSGDTGDARACSGSHCPAGKASRPSRQNNPTTQSRSINQHHSLPSSHFEHHAALLSHRGRSGEQTRENIQTRVAGFYGSACADCGSPPKPAPQVINDTRECKGIECRLPLRVRPKPRSRPCAGDGCVPGTSQPPLIHVADRAAQFLGEFPDIGYPASELGAPLGVQLTCDIKPGENEVPAEDALILHLQLTKGQEKLVETLRAQQVVIRDLQQRLVEQQGMLLSQQREILDQQQRMYEQMDVVKAQYGLLSETVKQVSFQGLQGELQTYFESHLAGLQNQARSHLQKSYAVHKMNVDTKVMDVVGDAESPLLGCPNPCGPDEYCDFQKDPPQCERCTMCPPGFFLVSQCSPTADRMCQDRDECLELPSLCGERVKCLNTPGGFRCLGVSEREISAGLCGQDYFYNQELQECQACSDCDGEPIAIPCTSISDAVCGTISENMLSRSWAASIAIPPTKSKVTSIFPGLQLNIHGQEGNILLNNHDDYLNFQQHGLVWTDYNFALKHSCRNFIQVGMRINGTEEENHDLSGVRIEQPERKFYQGVTVSAAVEVEPNHTLALVLKSPNQHCNQSKDLQVYELGGSSFSLLWLSHDTGAVAMTAQMSTAAHYHNNYRPTFRIATVSDPYIVALTPDSRGVRFMENGVVKFVLQQAIYSMGHACVREGFSLIAYVNQNGTNREVIRSFKSGVNYRDTSISLSGSTRVDNGDWLNFEIVAPSQCNVRYFGDSSGISILSLLWIPTAVSSSLMATVSKTGLLSGAVRNKPLFFRQISPNTDQMRLAGSSEPHAQRNFVFSEAGVASVALNLKLIHSCSVVKLTLYRQEKGIQAISLAQQVGGHMPEGSEWASVGLRTSFDVQNGTVIYVSVDCVRGRINQITTEGDTNISILWVAS